One part of the Sorangiineae bacterium MSr11954 genome encodes these proteins:
- a CDS encoding aminotransferase class V-fold PLP-dependent enzyme, translating into MESQESELIAPPEKSDPRGLASNENYWRKVARQYSVDPDFVNLEAGYFGLMARPILREYTRRIEALNASNSHYMRTHLEADYEAVRERVARLLRVSPEEIAFTRNATEALQHLIGNYKNIKAGDTVLYADLDYPDIQQVMNWLQSRRGAVVAKFDLPEPATRQAVLDAYERALAKHPQTKLLLVTHMSNRTGLVPPTKDIVAMARARGVDVVVDAAHSWAHLDWGVPDLGCDFAGFNLHKWLGAPLGAGFMYIRKERLDDIDIDYADDEFPPTDIRSRIHMGTWNVAVLNTIPTALDFHLTIGARNKDARLRYLRDRWALRAPEVGPFEVLTPNEPGAYGAITSFRMTGKVAPADNKAIAKWLMDRHRIFTVAREGVANGACVRVTPALYNTVDQVDALVDALRELGRNGLPT; encoded by the coding sequence ATGGAGTCCCAAGAGAGCGAGCTCATCGCTCCACCGGAAAAGTCGGATCCGCGAGGGCTCGCGTCGAACGAAAATTATTGGCGGAAGGTAGCCCGCCAATACTCGGTCGACCCCGACTTCGTGAACCTGGAGGCGGGTTACTTCGGCCTCATGGCCCGGCCCATTCTTCGTGAATACACGCGCCGGATCGAAGCGCTCAACGCGAGCAACTCGCATTACATGCGCACGCACCTGGAGGCCGATTACGAGGCCGTGCGCGAGCGGGTCGCGAGGTTGCTCCGGGTCTCGCCCGAGGAGATCGCGTTCACGCGCAACGCGACCGAGGCGCTTCAGCATCTGATTGGCAATTACAAGAACATAAAAGCCGGCGATACGGTGCTTTATGCCGATCTGGATTATCCGGATATCCAGCAAGTCATGAATTGGCTGCAGAGCCGCCGGGGCGCCGTGGTCGCGAAGTTCGACCTGCCGGAACCGGCCACCCGGCAAGCGGTCCTCGACGCCTACGAACGTGCGCTCGCCAAGCACCCGCAAACGAAGCTCTTGCTGGTGACCCACATGTCCAACCGCACGGGGTTGGTCCCTCCCACGAAGGATATCGTGGCCATGGCGCGCGCCCGCGGGGTGGACGTCGTCGTCGACGCGGCGCACTCGTGGGCCCACCTCGATTGGGGCGTGCCGGATCTCGGGTGCGACTTCGCGGGCTTCAACCTTCACAAATGGCTGGGCGCGCCGCTCGGTGCAGGCTTCATGTACATCCGAAAAGAGCGCCTCGACGACATCGACATCGACTACGCAGACGACGAATTTCCGCCGACCGACATCCGATCCCGCATTCACATGGGCACGTGGAACGTCGCCGTCCTCAACACGATCCCCACCGCGCTCGATTTTCATCTCACCATCGGCGCGCGCAACAAGGATGCGCGGCTTCGCTATTTGCGCGATCGCTGGGCGCTCCGCGCGCCGGAGGTCGGGCCGTTCGAGGTGCTCACCCCCAACGAGCCCGGGGCTTATGGGGCGATCACGTCCTTTCGAATGACGGGAAAGGTCGCGCCGGCGGACAACAAGGCCATCGCCAAGTGGCTCATGGACCGCCACCGCATCTTCACCGTGGCGCGCGAAGGCGTGGCCAATGGCGCCTGCGTTCGCGTGACGCCGGCGTTGTACAACACGGTGGACCAGGTGGATGCGCTGGTGGACGCGTTGCGGGAGCTTGGACGCAACGGGTTGCCGACGTAG